The following DNA comes from Hahella chejuensis KCTC 2396.
TGCCTGACTCGCCATTCCTGACGTATTGCTCCGCCAGATTGAGTTTGACGCCGACGTAGTCCTCTGGCGTGTTGGCCAGGCCTTTCTCCAGGTGTTCAATGGATTTGGCGACCTCGCCTTGCTCCTGGAAGATCAAGCCCAACCGTTGGTGGGCGCGGGCGTCGTTGTTGTTGTAACCGATGGCGGTTTTGTAGGCGTTAAACGCCTTCTTGGGTTCTTTCAAGGCGGTGTGAACATCGCCTTGCTTGGTCCAGGCGGAGCTTTGCGTGGGCGCCAGCTGCGTGGCTTTTTGCAGCAGCTTGAGCCCCTCGTTGAGTTTTCCCTGCAACGCCAGGACGGTTCCTTTCAGCTCCAGCGCCAGTGAGTTATTCGGCTCTTTGGCGAGAATCTCATCCAGCAGCTTCTGGCTCTGCATAAATTTTTGCTGGCGTATCAGGTCCAGCGCGGTGGCGAGATCCTGATTGGCGGGTTGCAGCTCGCTGCCGGCTGGAGGCGCATCAAGAAAGAACAGGCTAGTGTCGGATTGGCTGGAGCTGGGTTGTGTAATCGCGGCGTGACTGCCGCCTACAGCGAAAAAGATTGCCAGCGCGAGAGTGAGGCGTTTGTTCATTGATAGGGACCTTATAATTCTCAGACAAATAAGCATCATGCTTTTGTGAGAGTGTAATCCAATATGCGGGATAAAAAAAAAGGGCGTTTAACAACGCCCTTTATTGTAGCGGATTACTTAGCTTTTTCTGCGGCGGGCCAACAAGCCAACCAGACCCAGACCCATCAACGCCAGGCTGGCGGGTTCTGGAACGGTTGCGCCGACAACGATATGGTCGCGTTCGGTAGCGACTCTGCCGCCGTCAACCGTGGCGTAGATGTCGAAATCGTAGGTGCCGGGGGTAGTGCCGGTGAAGGTGACTTCAAAATCATAGGTCTCAACGCTGTCACGGGTGAAAGATCCGTTATAGGACGCAGGTGAGACTGATACCATGCCGGGAGGCGCGCCGGAGATATCGAGCGCCACTTCAGTATAGGAAGAAATCGCGGTCGAAATTGCGTCATTGATGGTGTCCACTAATGTAGACGTGTCGATGCCTGCGTGATAGGTGCCGCCGGTCGCCGCAGTAATGCGGGTGGCCTGGCCGGTTCCGTCAAGACAGAAACCGAATGAGCAGTTGGCGACGTCAATGGCTTCCACTTGGATGCTGGCTGCCTGCAAAGCGGCGGTTGCGCTGGCTTCGGTTGAGCCCAAAGAGGGGTCATGGCCAGTGGCGTCGCCGAACCACAGCAGGATGCGCTCAGCGTCCGGACGCCAGGAAACAGTGGTGGCGACCTGTTCCAAAGCGAAGATATTCGCTTCGGGGAAATCGCCGCCGCCGGAGGCGGTCCAGGTGTTGATCGCTGCTTGCGCCGCTGAGGTGTCGCTGGTCATATCGGTCAGGGTGCGATAAGCGAAGAAATCGCTGGCGTCACGATAGCCGCCTACCCCGAAGTTGATGTCGCCGAAGCCCGCTGCTGTGCTCAGTATAGAGCTGGCTGCGGCTTTAACGGCTGCTATTTCTCCACCCATACTGCCGGTTTCATCCATCAGGAAGAATACGTCTACCTTGGATGTGCTCGCTTCGGCGTCAACAGTGACTGTTTTGGTGATAGTCACGCTTTCGCCGACACCAAGCGTCGCGGAGAAAGTAGTGGGAGAGATGGAATCCGCCATCGCCGTAAACGGCAGGAAAGCGGCAAGTGCGAGTGAGCAGGCTAATCTTTTCATTGTTACCTCCTGGTGTGGGTTGTAGTTAGTTTGATACTGCAATGAAAAATTCTTGAGATTGCTCAGGGAACCTATAAGGCACAAAACAGGCCAATCTCATCAGAACGCCATCTGTCAGGGCTCTCTTTAACTCTTCTGCAAAGTGGCTCCTCAAGAACTGTAAATTTGTTATATAAGTATTTTCACTAAGGGCCAAAAGGCTTATTCCATTGGGTGTAATTTGGCAAGAACAGAGGGATTTGTATACAAATCTAAGCGTTTGTTTTGTATCGTTTTTGTGTGATCTAACGATAGGCCTGCACGCCCCCGGCGCTGGGGATAGATTGAATTTCAATCAACCTGAAAATTAAGAAGGTGTAAATTCTTTGAACGCTGTCAGGGCGTCTATTGAAAACTCAGGTTAAACGTTAATTGTTTGTGTGAGGCGGGAAAAATAGCGCTGATGGCGGATAACCCATCAGCGCTCAAAAATGGCTATTTAACCAGCAAAGGAAGAGGCTTTTGCGCGGCGGTTAGCCGCGGGAAACAGGGCCTGCATGTACAGGCCCTGTCGCTGCAGACAATTGGAAGGAAGCGATGTGTCTGCCTGATTAACAATTAAGGCTGGGCGGCGTACCACACGCTGCCTACGCCATGGCCCGTGGCGTCGCCTTGCTGACGGTCGCCCACCCACAGATACAGAGGCTGGTTCTTGTAAGCCCACTGATAAGTCCCGTCTTTACGGCCGACGATCGTGAAGTCGCCCCAGGTTTTAGCCTCTTTCTTGGCGAAAAACGGAGGCCAGCTGTCTGCGCAGGAGTCGTAGCAGACAGACGCGCCATTGCTGTCTTTGGTGAAGGTGTACAGCGTCATGCCTTGCGTGTTGGCGAATACTTCACCGACAGAGGTAGTGACTTTGGTGACAACCTTAAAGGAGCTGGCGCTGGCGGAAGACGTTTTCAGCAGGCCGCCGGCGTTGTCGTAGGAATTGCTATAGCCGTCAGCGCTGGCGTAACTATTGGCGCTGTAGCTGTTGCTCTTGGTGGCGCTGGAGCTGGAATATTTCTCATCGCAATAACGATCCGCTTTGCCTTCGGCGAATACAGCGGAAGTGAAACCAGCGGTGGCGATCATCAGAGTGGTCAGTGCGGCGAACTTTTTCATCTTTCTATCCTTTATCTATCTAAGTGTGATCTATCTAAGTGTGGCTAGCGGGTCGCGGACCCTGAATTTGAAACTCGTAGATAAAGACGACAGGGATGCGGCATTTGGATGCAAAGAAATTAAAAAAATTTCTGAGCCAGGATTACCTTCATGCTGTCAACTCCATTATTTCAATGGCCCTCTATTCTGAACGACCAAAAGATTGGCGTCGTAGGGCTAACCTGGATTATTGTCGAGGGTAAGCAAATTCTTATTTCTTTTTGGGGGAGAAAGAAAATGAACTTCGATAAATTTAAAGAAGAGACGTTAAAAGGCCTGCGCGCCTCAGCGGAATCCTATGCGGAGATGATTCTGTCCGAACCGGAAACCATGGCGGAATTAACCGACGCCAGCGATGAGGCCGAGCGAGAGGAGATCATTGACGAAATCGTCGATACGGCATGGGAACGCAACGGCGAAGCCTGGTTCGAGCGTTTTGTTATCGAGCCGGGACTACCCGACGACGTCGAACTGAGTGAGCTAATGAAAATACTGAGACCCAGCGCCAAATACCGGGAATGGGTGCAGGCGGTGATTGAGGAGAGGGTCTCGGAGGGTTGAATATGGTAAAGTCCGCCCCCGAAATTTGTAGTGGTTAGTTAAACAACACATGCTGGTAGCAATTTTGAAGGGCGCTCTCTTTTAGGTATTTTCCTAAAGGAGAGAAGAGTGAAGAAACGAGAAGTTCGTCTTATCAAGGCGTTTGGGCGCAATGAAGCAGGGCTGGCGGATTTACCTAAGAAGGTGTCCGGCACAATGGTTTCGAGAGTGGTTCTGGGGGAAGAGTCCGGCTGCTCGCGCTGCTTTCCCCACGGTTTTGAAACCGTCAACGCCAGAAGTCCCCAACGCAGTTGGAAGACGCATCGTAAAACCAGATGGAAATAAACGGTGATAAGGGCGCCAAAGTGCGCTCAACATCGCTGCTTGCAAAAGAGAACGGGGCTTTACGCCCCGTTTTTTAATTCAACGCCGCCTTCAGCACTTTGTGTTCATCTTCGCTGACGCCGAGTTTCCAGTAGCTGGAGATGTACAGGTCGCTTTTTTCCAGTCCTTCCTGGGCGCGGAAGTGGTCTCGCAACTGGCGCATGCTGTTGAGTTCGCAGGCGCACCAGACGGAGGGACGTCCTTGCAGCCAGGGGAGGTCGCGCACTTTGTTCAGCAGCAGGTTGCTGTCGGCGCCGGGATGGGGATTAACCAGCCAGTGTACGTCGAGGTTGGCGGGGGTCTTGAGGGGCTGGATATCCGCCTCGCTGATCACCTCAATCACCACATGTCCTTTGGCGTCGCTGGGCAGTTGCTCCAGATTAACGCTGATGGCGGGCAGGGCGGTCATGTCGCCGATTATCAGAAACCAGTCCGCTTCCGTATCGACCAGCTTTTTCGGGCCGGGGCCGCCCACCATGATATGGGCGCCGATTTCCGCATTGACCGCCCAGGTGGATGCGGGGCCGCCGTCCTCATGAATAACGAAATCAATGTCGATCTCGTCGCTGCGCTGCGCCCTCACTGTGTAAGTGCGCATCAGCGGGCGCTGCTCCCCGTCGCGGGGAAACATCAGTTTGACGTAGGCGCTTTCCTGGTCGGCAGGAAAGCTGTGGATGCCGTCGCCCCCCAGGGTGACGCGCAGCATGTTGGGATTGATTGTCTGCGAACCAGGGTCAGTTCGCGTGGCGCAGGTCTGCTCATTGTATCCTCGTGAATTCAGTAAAATTTGGATTCCCGTCGCCGGGAGCGTCTGTATTCAGTGTTTGAGGTTTTCCGCCATCGCATTCGCGAGTTTGACGAACTCCCGGATCTCATCAGCATTGAGGCCTTGCGCCATGCGGCTTCCCGCCAGCGCCTCCACCTCTTTTATTGTCTTGTACGCGTCGACGCCTTTCTGAGTTAATTGCAGTAATTGGCTGCGACGGTCTTCAGGGTTGTCGCGTTTTTCGATCAGCCCTTCCTCCAGCAGATCTTTCACCACCCGCGTGATCTGAGCCTTATCCCGCTGCAGGCGCTCTGCAATCACCTGGGCGGTACAGACAGTGTTCTTTTCACGGGCGTGGTTGATCACTTTCAGTGAGCGTATG
Coding sequences within:
- a CDS encoding COG4315 family predicted lipoprotein, which encodes MKKFAALTTLMIATAGFTSAVFAEGKADRYCDEKYSSSSATKSNSYSANSYASADGYSNSYDNAGGLLKTSSASASSFKVVTKVTTSVGEVFANTQGMTLYTFTKDSNGASVCYDSCADSWPPFFAKKEAKTWGDFTIVGRKDGTYQWAYKNQPLYLWVGDRQQGDATGHGVGSVWYAAQP
- a CDS encoding PEP-CTERM sorting domain-containing protein; its protein translation is MKRLACSLALAAFLPFTAMADSISPTTFSATLGVGESVTITKTVTVDAEASTSKVDVFFLMDETGSMGGEIAAVKAAASSILSTAAGFGDINFGVGGYRDASDFFAYRTLTDMTSDTSAAQAAINTWTASGGGDFPEANIFALEQVATTVSWRPDAERILLWFGDATGHDPSLGSTEASATAALQAASIQVEAIDVANCSFGFCLDGTGQATRITAATGGTYHAGIDTSTLVDTINDAISTAISSYTEVALDISGAPPGMVSVSPASYNGSFTRDSVETYDFEVTFTGTTPGTYDFDIYATVDGGRVATERDHIVVGATVPEPASLALMGLGLVGLLARRRKS
- a CDS encoding siderophore-interacting protein, producing MLRVTLGGDGIHSFPADQESAYVKLMFPRDGEQRPLMRTYTVRAQRSDEIDIDFVIHEDGGPASTWAVNAEIGAHIMVGGPGPKKLVDTEADWFLIIGDMTALPAISVNLEQLPSDAKGHVVIEVISEADIQPLKTPANLDVHWLVNPHPGADSNLLLNKVRDLPWLQGRPSVWCACELNSMRQLRDHFRAQEGLEKSDLYISSYWKLGVSEDEHKVLKAALN
- a CDS encoding MarR family winged helix-turn-helix transcriptional regulator, translated to MSENHIPETNVGESLHRLLHAYKRAMRQAYQEVNLTLAVSHIRSLKVINHAREKNTVCTAQVIAERLQRDKAQITRVVKDLLEEGLIEKRDNPEDRRSQLLQLTQKGVDAYKTIKEVEALAGSRMAQGLNADEIREFVKLANAMAENLKH